CTGCCCGTGTCAAAAGCCTGTGGTGGCTCTTCATCGGAAATGCTGACCGCAAAGAACACCCAATTGCGCCGAATGCACCCCATGCTCTTAGTGCTTGGTGTCGTGCTGAGCTTAGGCGCTTTTTCAGCGAGTACGCATGCAAATACGGGCGTTCTTGAGGAAATCCTCGTCAGTGGCAAGGCCGACCCGCGTCTCAGCTCTTTGCTTACTGGCACTGAAGTCCGAAGTATCTCTGAGGACGAACAAATTACTTCATCCCACTCCCCCGCTTCACTTGCCGAGGCTATTCCGGGGGTATCAATGAACGGTCAGGGTGGTCTTTTTCAAAGCTACAGCCTGCGCGGTTTTAGTCGCTGGCGAATTCGCACTGAAATATCCGGCGTGCCAATTCTTACTGATCGCAGAGCTGGTAATTCCCTTTCATTTTTGGCGCCGGGTCTTATCGATACTATCCGGGTCAATATGGGCCCCGCCTCGAGCTTATATGGCTCTGGTGCAATGGGCGGTGTGATGAATGTTTCGCTCGCGCGACCCAACGAAACATCGCTTCGTGTCGGTGTGTCGTCGATGGGTAATGCGCACGATATCCTCCTCAAAACGCCTGTCAGCGAGACTACGGCATTGGTGGGTAGTTTTCGGTCGGCCAATTCGTCCAAGTCGGGCAACGAGACAACGTTAAATAACGGTTATGAACAATCAATGGTTTACGCAAGTGACGAGGGTGACCTTGGACAAGCCACAGTCACAACCGAGGCGTTAATCAGTAATGGGCGCGATATAGGAAAAAGCACGGCCTTATTTCCCACTAGCCGCGTCACTGACTATCCCCATGACGATCACAGGCTAGTCAACGTTCGCATAACGACACCCAATCAATGGTTTTTCCAAGCCTACGGGCACCATCAAGACTGGTCCTCACGCACTCAACGCCCAAATGACCGCCAAAACACGAGTTTGTATTCGAGCACCACAGTCGGAGGCTTAGTGTCCCACTCAAAGCGCGCAAGCCATTATTCGGAGCGTTACGGACTTGACGCGACTCGCCGTTACAATGTCGATATCGTAGAGCAAAGTGTGCGCCCCGGAGAGAGTACGACATCATCTACGCTCGTTGCAGGAGGCAGCGAGTGGAGCACTGGACTATTTTGGGAGCGAACATGGTATCTGGATGGGCTTGCGCTTCAGGCAGGCCTTAGAGCCGATAGGGCCGAGGCCAAAGTCGCATCATCATCCAGAGCCCGCTCAGATTTAAACCTTCAGATAAAAGCCGACTTTCAACTCACACCTGACTTCGCGCTGAGGGCTGAACTAGGCTCCGGTTACCGCCTACCAACGCTGAGTGAGCTCTACTTTGAGGGTGAAACCCCACGCGGGCGCTTAACAGGCAATGAAGAACTTCTAAGCGAAGAAACAGTCGGTGCGCAGGTCACGCTTGTTTACGAGGGAAGTGACACAACGTTTGAGATGACGGCCTCTGCCAATCAAGTCGATAACTACATAGAACGTGTCTCGGTGGCGCCAGGCCTTGAATCGTACCGAAACCTCAGTAGCGGCGATATTCGTGGTGTCGACGGACAGATAACGCGGCGCGGTGACAAAAGCGACCAAACCTTCTCATGGCAATGGTATGAGGGCGAATCAGCGTTGGGTGAATTCATTGCTGATTTGCCTCCTCCTACTCTGCGTTACGCCGTGACTCGGCAACTTTCAGATTATTCACTAGGAATGGACCTGAGATACCGTTTTTCAAGACGAAACACAGGGCCCGGAGAAGCACCTATCTCCAGTGCCGTCATTCTGGGGGTATCCGCCACCTGGAATATTTCTCATCAATGGCGTGCGCAAGCCTCTGTCGCCAACAGTCTCAACCGCAACTACCGCACAAGCGCATCGGATAATGCGCCTTTTGAAATGGGGCGCGCAATCAATATCAACATCGATTGGCGCCCCTGAGCCGCCCGATTTAGGGCGCTATCGACTCCCCAATTGTCCAAGGGGCGCCCGCTTGGCGCAGTGTTGCCCTGAGGGCAGGAATTTCTGTTTCAACAAGCGCATTCAGACGCTCTTTAGCGGGTGCAAACGCTTCTCGCGCATACGCCACGCTCTGTCGATGGCTTGGCGTTGGCCCGTAACTCGAATTCGACACACCCCGGAGCGCGTGACCGAGCCAAGTTGAAACGCTCGTGGGCGCGTAGCCGCCAATGTCATCCTGCACGCTGTTTCCAAATACCGTCTCCTCGATTTCATGAAGCGCCGTCGTCATCGCGGTAAGCTTGGCATGTACATCGGGAACGGGTGCCCGCATACGTGAGACCATTGTTCCAAGGTCAGCGATCTCTTTTCGCGCGGCCTTTATCGCGTAGCGAGCCGCCTGAGACTGACCGTACAACTCGCTGAGCTCGTTATTGAACGCCTCCATTTGCGCAAGTGAGGCACCCTGAAGTGATCCTTCTCGCAATTGCTCGACATTGAAACTTACGGGCTCGGCAAGGCTTCGCTGCTGCCCGCCTTGGGTTACCACCAACTCAGCTTTGTAAGTACCCGGTACAACCATAAAGCCAGTCGGCGAATCGCCGCGCCAATTCTTGCCGGTCTGCACGGGGCCAAGGTAGGACCGTCGTAAATCCCATGCAACGCGGTTTATGCCCTTGCTATTACTCGCCGCGACACGCCGCAACACAGTGCCCTGCTCATCAGAGACCACCAACTCCACCTTAGGCTTTGCCTCTCGTGTCTCATCGGTAACCGCATCCCAACCCGGAAACGTCACTGACTTACCTGCTTTCTTTGCCTCCTTTTCCGCAGCTTGGCGGCTTTGTTTTTGCGTCTTAAAGCTATCGGCGAGGTAATAAGTGAAAACAGCACCAAAGGGGGGATTCTCAGCCACATAAAGCGAATCACCCTGCGAACCCTTTGGTCTGTAACCCAATGGTCGTTTTTGGAAATACCAGTGCGCTGTACGCGGCTCAAAAAGCACTGCCGTATCGGCAAAGGTATCTTCGTCCATTGACCTCAGTGCAGTGTAGTCATCCAATACAAAGAATCCGCGACCAAAGCTTGCCGCAACGAGATCATTCTCGCGTCGCTGTATTTGAATATCGCGCACGGAAATGGTGGGCATCCC
The Candidatus Paraluminiphilus aquimaris genome window above contains:
- a CDS encoding TonB-dependent receptor, whose amino-acid sequence is MMIATKPPINRTAEASSIALPVSKACGGSSSEMLTAKNTQLRRMHPMLLVLGVVLSLGAFSASTHANTGVLEEILVSGKADPRLSSLLTGTEVRSISEDEQITSSHSPASLAEAIPGVSMNGQGGLFQSYSLRGFSRWRIRTEISGVPILTDRRAGNSLSFLAPGLIDTIRVNMGPASSLYGSGAMGGVMNVSLARPNETSLRVGVSSMGNAHDILLKTPVSETTALVGSFRSANSSKSGNETTLNNGYEQSMVYASDEGDLGQATVTTEALISNGRDIGKSTALFPTSRVTDYPHDDHRLVNVRITTPNQWFFQAYGHHQDWSSRTQRPNDRQNTSLYSSTTVGGLVSHSKRASHYSERYGLDATRRYNVDIVEQSVRPGESTTSSTLVAGGSEWSTGLFWERTWYLDGLALQAGLRADRAEAKVASSSRARSDLNLQIKADFQLTPDFALRAELGSGYRLPTLSELYFEGETPRGRLTGNEELLSEETVGAQVTLVYEGSDTTFEMTASANQVDNYIERVSVAPGLESYRNLSSGDIRGVDGQITRRGDKSDQTFSWQWYEGESALGEFIADLPPPTLRYAVTRQLSDYSLGMDLRYRFSRRNTGPGEAPISSAVILGVSATWNISHQWRAQASVANSLNRNYRTSASDNAPFEMGRAININIDWRP